A genomic window from Archocentrus centrarchus isolate MPI-CPG fArcCen1 chromosome 2, fArcCen1, whole genome shotgun sequence includes:
- the LOC115790978 gene encoding NGFI-A-binding protein 1, with amino-acid sequence MAAVLPRTLGELQLYRILQRANLLYYYEAFIQQGGDDVQQLCEAGEEEFLEIMALVGMASKPLHVRRLQKALRDWVTNPAIFNQPLTSLPVCSIPVYKLPEGSPTLLSAQDRASTASVKMPKAIAAACSDPGKLDVARDKVSAGSPLQGSSEARFWSGHSNDSEHSLSPSDLGSPSSPREALEALDAAAVQSVMECVDRMAPGLPKTDLAEVKEQLKNNKKLAKMIGHIFEMSDDDPRREEEIRKYSAIYGRFDSKRRDGKHLTLHELTVNEAAAQLCMRDMALLTRRDELFGLARQISREVTYKYTYRTSKSRCGDRDEPSPKRIKTDENFFDIQEALQAIHMRQEMLREQLACAKSKGEETVGRNLQMQLERLLARQMEILQDAAVQERLQALDWRIPPAALKYLNNAQNTNGNAAADASRDNQDERPINLRVVSQSMQEGELPLGKQLANELKRHHNHNNSNNNISNTDETKTPATENGTSQRASTNAEKKTIKSEPEDST; translated from the exons ATGGCGGCGGTGTTGCCGAGAACCCTGGGTGAGCTGCAGCTCTACAGGATCCTGCAGCGAGCAAACCTGCTCTACTACTACGAGGCCTTCATCCAGCAGGGCGGCGACGACGTGCAGCAGCTCTGCGAGGCCGGCGAGGAGGAGTTCCTGGAGATCATGGCCCTCGTCGGCATGGCCAGCAAGCCGCTGCACGTGCGCCGCCTGCAGAAGGCGCTGCGAGACTGGGTCACCAACCCCGCCATCTTCAACCAGCCGCTGACATCGCTGCCCGTCTGCAGCATACCTGTGTACAAACTCCCCGAGGGCTCACCCACGCTGCTCAGCGCTCAGGACCGCGCCAGCACAGCCAGCGTCAAGATGCCCAAAGCCATCGCCGCCGCCTGCTCCGACCCAGGGAAGCTGGATGTGGCAAGGGACAAAGTGTCGGCTGGGTCGCCCCTGCAGGGCAGCAGTGAGGCTCGGTTCTGGTCGGGCCATAGCAACGACAGCGAGCACAGCCTGTCGCCGTCAGACCTCGGCTCCCCATCTTCGCCCAGAGAAGCTTTAGAAGCTCTGGACGCTGCGGCTGTGCAGTCGGTCATGGAGTGCGTGGACAGAATGGCACCCGGACTCCCAAAGACAGACCTGGCTGAGGTCAAAGAGCAGCTGAAGAACAACAAGAAACTGGCAAAGATGATCGGACACATCTTTGAAATGAGCGACGATGACCCgcggagggaggaggagatccGGAAGTACAGCGCCATCTATGGACGCTTTGACTCCAAGAGGAGGGACGGCAAACACCTGACGCTTCACGAG CTGACAGTGAACGAGGCGGCTGCGCAGCTCTGCATGAGGGACATGGCTCTGCTGACACGCCGCGACGAGCTGTTCGGACTCGCTCGGCAGATTTCCAGAGAAGTCACCTACAAATACACCTACCGCACCAGCAA GTCTCGCTGTGGCGACAGAGACGAGCCGTCACCTAAAAGGATTAAAACAGAT GAGAACTTCTTCGACATCCAGGAGGCACTGCAGGCCATCCACATGAGGCAGGAGATGCTGAGGGAGCAATTGGCATGTGCTAAGTCAAAAGGAGAGGAAACCGTTGGACGAAATCTACAG ATGCAGCTCGAGCGTCTGCTGGCGAGGCAGATGGAGATCCTGCAGGACGCCGCCGTCCAGGAGCGACTCCAGGCTCTGGACTGGAGGATCCCCCCCGCCGCCTTAAAGTACCTCAACAACGCACAGAACACCAACGGAAACGCAGCGGCCGACGCCAGCAGAGACAACCAAG atgAACGACCAATCAACTTGCGGGTGGTAAGCCAGAGCATGCAGGAAGGTGAGCTCCCATTGGGCAAGCAGCTAGCCAATGAACTGAAGCGCCAtcacaaccacaacaacagcaacaacaacatcagcaacacagatgagaccaaaacaCCAGCAACAG AGAACGGGACATCACAGCGGGCATCCACAAACGCAGAGAAGAAGACCATCAAGTCAGAGCCAGAAGACTCCACATAG